In the genome of Limnobaculum zhutongyuii, one region contains:
- a CDS encoding B12-binding domain-containing radical SAM protein produces the protein MESHVFTHARKMKLVLISPKGPLYRKRGGIFKRSLRYQPLTLTTLAALTPKDLPIDVTLIDESVTEIPADLTADLIGLTVITGTASRAYFLADRFREKGMKVVLGGPHVTLLPDEAAEHADTICVGYSEQSWPQLLHDFMSGQLQKRYQQAPDFNLDDPNMPFPERHRFNSEDFLTQAVFEATRACTHNCEFCVAPTAWGRKQYQHPVEWVVNDIRQFVERTGKRKLIFVDLNLVSDIGYAKALFTALIPLKIKWFGLSTVLIAHNEELMELMARSGCKGLLLGLETVTTGSLGDAGKKFNSSVNYKELVAKLHKLGISIQGCFVFGLDHDTVDTFDATVELVIDAGIDLPRFSILTPFPATPLYQRLEQEQRILTKNWELYDAQHVVFQPKLMTVKELEDGHERAWKKIYQYNNIVRRLWNAKNFQPLAITANLGYRFYAHNLHKFYTCDWPIEHNPAKSRG, from the coding sequence ATGGAATCGCATGTATTTACTCACGCTCGTAAAATGAAACTGGTGCTTATTTCACCAAAAGGGCCGCTGTATCGTAAACGCGGCGGTATTTTTAAACGTTCTTTACGCTATCAGCCGCTGACACTGACGACTCTGGCGGCACTGACACCTAAAGATTTACCCATCGATGTGACGTTAATTGATGAAAGCGTCACCGAGATTCCGGCAGACTTAACCGCCGATCTGATTGGTTTAACCGTTATTACCGGCACGGCTTCCCGGGCCTATTTTCTGGCCGATCGGTTTCGGGAAAAGGGGATGAAGGTGGTGTTGGGTGGACCACATGTGACGCTACTCCCTGACGAAGCGGCTGAGCATGCGGATACGATTTGTGTTGGTTATTCTGAACAGAGCTGGCCGCAGTTATTACATGATTTTATGTCAGGCCAGCTGCAAAAGCGCTATCAGCAGGCACCTGACTTTAATCTTGATGACCCCAATATGCCTTTTCCTGAGCGCCATCGCTTTAACAGTGAAGATTTCCTCACTCAGGCCGTATTTGAAGCGACGCGTGCCTGCACCCATAACTGTGAGTTCTGTGTAGCGCCAACGGCGTGGGGTCGCAAGCAGTATCAGCACCCGGTTGAATGGGTGGTCAATGATATTCGTCAGTTTGTGGAACGTACCGGAAAGCGAAAGCTTATTTTTGTTGACCTAAATCTGGTATCGGATATTGGTTATGCAAAAGCACTGTTTACCGCACTGATCCCGCTTAAGATTAAATGGTTTGGTCTGTCGACGGTGCTGATTGCTCATAACGAAGAGCTGATGGAATTAATGGCCCGAAGTGGCTGTAAAGGCCTATTACTGGGGCTGGAGACGGTGACGACGGGTAGCCTGGGTGATGCAGGTAAGAAGTTTAATTCATCCGTTAACTACAAAGAACTGGTGGCTAAACTGCATAAACTGGGTATTTCAATTCAGGGCTGTTTTGTCTTTGGTCTGGACCACGATACGGTCGATACCTTTGATGCCACGGTTGAGCTGGTGATTGATGCCGGTATCGATCTTCCCCGTTTTTCTATTCTGACGCCTTTTCCGGCCACGCCACTGTATCAGAGGCTGGAGCAGGAACAGCGTATTCTGACTAAAAACTGGGAGTTATATGATGCTCAGCATGTGGTGTTTCAGCCCAAACTGATGACGGTAAAAGAGCTGGAAGACGGGCATGAAAGAGCATGGAAAAAAATCTATCAGTACAACAATATTGTTCGTCGTCTGTGGAATGCAAAAAACTTCCAGCCACTGGCGATTACTGCGAATCTGGGATATCGCTTCTATGCTCACAATCTGCATAAATTTTATACCTGTGACTGGCCGATTGAACATAACCCGGCCAAAAGCAGAGGGTAG
- a CDS encoding GH3 family domain-containing protein: MNNSPWYQFRRQKRHEHLSVTERQTAWLHDCLQRNQRSAYGQLYGFERIRSVEDFQQQLPIVDYDNLKSWIDKCASDQHDQLFAGKVIAFEKTGGSHSGGKLIPYSEKGLDDFRYALSDWLAQLVEQFQIDKGTAYWALSPAITQSTETKGGIPVGGGDALYFGEEYLSAFAEISVVPLTLSQVTNVDDWQLLTLYYLVCRRDLRLFSVWSPSFLTQLLEGLQRRQRDLSELLQHGGALAGHQLQKNQPAADVYQSYLESGDTRVLWPQLDVISCWADASSTTLASQLMDYFPSITLQPKGLLATEAIITIPNQKNQPQLCIDSNFYEFIDGQGHIQLADGLKVNHDYQVIVTTNSGLYRYRMGDMVRCIGFQADVPLLCFTGRTGVVSDLVGEKLTESFVNYCLSPLTGFAMLCSDSASLGYCLLLDKQFLPDNKKAVGIVEQRLNENPQYAYARTLSQLVPLSCLPLEQPERCYLAWQYAKGKRLGDIKIPSLMHNNNWREIFQIVE, from the coding sequence GTGAATAACTCTCCCTGGTATCAGTTTCGTCGCCAGAAGCGACATGAACATTTGTCGGTGACAGAACGGCAAACCGCATGGTTGCATGATTGTCTGCAACGTAACCAACGTTCTGCCTATGGCCAGTTATATGGTTTTGAGCGCATCCGGAGCGTGGAAGATTTTCAGCAACAGTTACCCATTGTGGATTATGACAACCTGAAGTCCTGGATTGATAAATGTGCTTCAGATCAACACGATCAACTGTTTGCGGGCAAGGTTATAGCGTTTGAAAAAACCGGGGGAAGCCATAGCGGTGGAAAACTGATCCCTTATTCTGAAAAGGGGCTGGATGATTTTCGTTATGCGCTGTCAGACTGGCTAGCTCAGTTGGTTGAACAATTTCAGATAGACAAGGGAACTGCCTACTGGGCGCTAAGCCCGGCAATAACTCAATCTACCGAGACAAAGGGCGGAATTCCTGTTGGTGGCGGAGACGCGCTTTATTTCGGTGAGGAGTATTTGAGCGCATTTGCGGAAATTTCTGTCGTTCCGTTGACATTGTCGCAGGTGACCAATGTAGATGACTGGCAGTTGCTTACCCTCTACTATCTGGTATGTCGTCGTGATTTACGATTATTTTCAGTCTGGAGTCCCAGTTTTTTAACTCAGTTGCTGGAAGGATTGCAGCGTCGTCAGCGCGATCTGTCAGAGTTGTTGCAACATGGGGGGGCGCTCGCAGGTCATCAGCTACAAAAAAATCAGCCAGCAGCGGATGTTTACCAGAGTTATCTGGAATCTGGTGATACCCGTGTTTTATGGCCCCAGCTTGATGTGATTAGCTGTTGGGCTGATGCCTCATCAACAACATTAGCTTCCCAATTGATGGACTATTTCCCTTCAATTACCTTACAGCCTAAGGGACTACTGGCAACGGAAGCCATTATTACCATTCCAAATCAGAAAAATCAGCCACAGCTGTGCATTGATAGTAACTTTTATGAGTTTATTGATGGGCAGGGCCATATTCAGTTGGCTGATGGTTTAAAGGTTAATCATGATTATCAGGTCATTGTCACCACCAACAGTGGACTATACCGATATCGTATGGGTGATATGGTGCGGTGTATTGGTTTTCAGGCAGATGTACCGCTATTGTGTTTTACCGGCCGGACTGGTGTTGTCAGCGATTTAGTTGGTGAAAAGCTTACGGAGAGCTTTGTGAATTACTGCCTGTCACCCTTAACAGGTTTTGCCATGCTATGTTCGGATAGCGCGTCATTAGGGTATTGTTTATTGCTGGATAAACAATTTTTACCAGACAATAAAAAAGCTGTCGGCATCGTTGAACAACGATTAAATGAAAATCCTCAATATGCCTACGCCAGAACATTGTCTCAACTGGTGCCATTATCCTGCTTGCCGCTTGAACAGCCGGAACGCTGTTATTTGGCCTGGCAGTATGCGAAGGGAAAACGTCTGGGAGATATCAAAATACCCAGTCTGATGCATAACAATAACTGGCGAGAAATATTTCAAATAGTGGAATAG
- a CDS encoding transglycosylase domain-containing protein has protein sequence MFSNFHQGQRIPQGKYHLHNALWQLWLTVLYSQSEINSIWLSNAYFGADNGKPVYGLENAAQVRFSVPVSALNCSQTVELLAMLHAPSLYKAKPELFKQRVEKLEMRGCTDRRENQE, from the coding sequence TTGTTTTCTAATTTTCATCAGGGACAACGAATTCCTCAGGGAAAATACCATCTGCATAATGCGTTATGGCAGCTTTGGTTAACCGTTTTGTACAGTCAGTCAGAAATAAATTCTATCTGGTTATCTAATGCCTATTTTGGTGCTGATAATGGCAAACCTGTTTATGGCCTTGAGAATGCAGCACAGGTTCGTTTTTCTGTTCCCGTTTCTGCGTTGAATTGTTCACAGACGGTTGAGTTGCTGGCAATGTTACATGCCCCTTCGTTATACAAGGCGAAACCAGAGCTCTTTAAACAAAGGGTGGAGAAATTGGAGATGCGAGGGTGCACAGATCGTCGTGAGAACCAGGAATAA
- a CDS encoding MGMT family protein — protein MENDEPSLPTRIYTVVASIPPGKVTTYGAVARLAGATGAARHVGIILSRLPEGSTLPWFRVVNSQGKISLTGPDYIRQKQALLADGVLFTRSDRINFKIYGWLTQP, from the coding sequence ATGGAAAACGATGAACCATCGCTCCCAACCCGAATTTATACCGTTGTTGCCTCAATTCCTCCGGGAAAAGTAACAACCTACGGTGCGGTTGCACGTTTAGCCGGAGCAACGGGTGCAGCGCGTCATGTGGGAATCATCTTAAGTCGTTTGCCCGAAGGAAGCACTCTGCCCTGGTTTCGGGTGGTTAATTCTCAGGGGAAAATATCATTGACGGGGCCGGACTATATACGCCAGAAACAGGCATTACTGGCCGATGGTGTGCTTTTTACTCGCTCAGATCGCATCAATTTTAAAATCTATGGTTGGCTGACACAGCCATAA
- a CDS encoding YbaY family lipoprotein — protein sequence MSFLKLLSSAALTVALVGCSSSATQNEKENAINSATTVSGSVIYRDRMALPEKATITVTLADVSLADAPAKVLSTVTIPSEGKQVPFMFKLPYNNQQLAGAQRVSLFATISVDGKLLYTTTTMNEVLTNGQPAHADLILDRVQH from the coding sequence ATGAGTTTTTTAAAATTATTAAGTAGTGCGGCTTTGACCGTTGCATTGGTTGGCTGTAGTAGTTCTGCTACACAAAATGAGAAGGAGAACGCTATCAATAGTGCAACCACCGTTAGCGGTAGCGTGATCTATCGCGACAGAATGGCTTTACCTGAAAAAGCGACAATCACTGTCACGCTAGCCGATGTATCGCTGGCTGATGCGCCTGCAAAAGTCTTATCAACGGTCACTATTCCGTCTGAAGGTAAGCAGGTTCCTTTTATGTTTAAACTGCCTTATAACAATCAACAGTTAGCCGGAGCCCAACGAGTTTCACTGTTTGCTACCATCTCTGTTGATGGCAAGTTGTTATATACCACCACCACAATGAATGAGGTTCTTACCAATGGACAGCCTGCTCATGCGGATCTGATTCTGGATCGCGTTCAGCACTAA
- the tesB gene encoding acyl-CoA thioesterase II, translating to MSDVLQNLLTLLHLEKIDTHRFRGQSQNLGLKQLFGGQVVGQALSAAKQTVLPERKVHSCHSYFLRPGDSHQSVDYEVEVIRDGNSFSTRRVSAIQNGHTIFYMTASYQSYEEGFDHQAAVMPDVPPPESLVSETDIAKKFAHLLSEPMKSVFCNEMPIEMRPVKYHNLLKAEIDKPIRHVWLRANGTIPDDPGIHKYLLGYASDFNFLPTALQPHGIALLQPGMQVATIDHSIWFHRTFRMDEWLLYSVESPSASGARGFVRGQFFTRSGLLVASTSQEGVMRFHKG from the coding sequence ATGAGCGACGTTTTACAAAATCTACTAACGCTACTTCATCTGGAAAAAATTGATACGCATCGGTTTCGCGGGCAGAGTCAAAATCTTGGACTAAAGCAGCTATTCGGTGGGCAGGTTGTTGGTCAGGCCCTCTCCGCAGCTAAACAAACCGTATTACCTGAACGTAAGGTGCACTCCTGTCACAGTTACTTTTTACGCCCCGGTGATAGTCATCAGTCCGTTGATTATGAAGTAGAAGTCATCCGTGATGGCAACAGCTTCAGCACCCGAAGAGTCAGTGCAATACAGAATGGCCATACTATTTTCTATATGACGGCATCGTACCAAAGTTATGAAGAGGGCTTTGATCATCAGGCTGCCGTTATGCCCGACGTTCCACCACCGGAGTCATTGGTTTCAGAAACCGATATTGCCAAAAAATTTGCTCATCTGTTGTCAGAACCAATGAAAAGCGTTTTCTGTAATGAAATGCCTATCGAAATGCGTCCGGTCAAATACCATAATCTGCTGAAAGCAGAAATTGATAAACCAATTCGCCATGTTTGGTTACGGGCTAATGGCACCATACCTGACGATCCGGGTATCCATAAGTATCTGCTGGGTTATGCTTCTGACTTTAACTTTCTGCCAACCGCGCTTCAGCCTCATGGCATCGCTTTATTACAGCCTGGCATGCAAGTGGCCACCATTGACCATTCAATCTGGTTTCACCGCACCTTCCGGATGGATGAATGGCTGCTGTATTCGGTAGAAAGCCCTTCTGCATCAGGAGCCAGAGGCTTTGTGCGCGGTCAATTTTTTACCCGCAGTGGTCTGCTGGTTGCTTCCACCAGTCAGGAAGGCGTAATGCGCTTTCATAAAGGTTAA
- a CDS encoding HAAAP family serine/threonine permease, which yields MSVKDISVSIPDTDTAIQTSKWQKQDTTWMLGLYGTAIGAGVLFLPINAGLGGIWPLVIMLIIAFPMTYFSHRALTRFVLSGSSRGGDITEVVEEHFGKFAGALITLLYFFAIYPILLIYSVGITNTTISFIEVQMGMTAPPRWLLSIVLILGLMTIVHFGRDMVVKAMSILVYPFVTVLMLLALYLIPQWSGAIFEQANTSFDAGSIKTLLLTLWLIIPTMVFSFNHSPIISSFAVSQKETYGKNADEKSGRILRYAHLMMVITVMFFVFSCVLSLSPANLAEAKAQNISILSYLANHFQTPLIEYVAPVIAFVAITKSFLGHYLGASEGMQGLMIKSLRSKGKPVQIKKLERITAVFMIITCWIIATLNPSILGIIETLGGPVIAMILFIMPMYAIAKVPAMQKYRGHMSNIFVVLMGLVAISAILYSLFG from the coding sequence ATGTCGGTTAAAGACATCTCAGTATCGATACCTGATACGGACACAGCTATTCAAACATCTAAATGGCAAAAACAAGATACAACGTGGATGTTGGGCTTATACGGCACCGCTATCGGAGCAGGGGTTCTTTTCCTGCCTATCAACGCGGGTCTGGGTGGTATATGGCCTTTGGTGATCATGTTGATCATCGCCTTTCCAATGACTTATTTCTCTCATCGTGCCTTAACTCGTTTCGTTCTGTCTGGTTCATCACGCGGTGGTGACATTACAGAAGTGGTAGAAGAACATTTTGGTAAATTTGCCGGGGCATTAATTACCCTGCTCTATTTCTTTGCTATCTACCCTATTCTGTTGATTTATAGCGTGGGTATTACCAACACCACTATCAGTTTTATTGAAGTTCAGATGGGTATGACGGCACCACCGCGCTGGTTACTGTCAATCGTTCTGATTCTTGGCCTGATGACTATCGTTCACTTTGGTCGTGATATGGTGGTTAAGGCGATGAGTATTCTGGTTTATCCGTTTGTTACCGTTCTGATGCTGCTGGCGCTGTATCTGATCCCTCAATGGAGCGGTGCGATTTTCGAACAGGCTAACACCAGTTTTGACGCAGGCAGCATTAAAACGCTGCTGTTAACCCTGTGGTTAATTATTCCTACCATGGTGTTTTCATTTAACCACTCGCCAATCATCTCTTCGTTTGCCGTTAGCCAAAAAGAAACTTATGGTAAAAACGCCGATGAGAAAAGTGGTCGCATCTTAAGATATGCGCACTTGATGATGGTAATTACCGTCATGTTCTTTGTATTCAGCTGTGTATTAAGCCTGTCCCCTGCCAATCTGGCAGAAGCTAAAGCGCAGAATATTTCTATTCTGTCTTACCTGGCTAACCACTTCCAGACTCCGCTTATCGAATATGTTGCGCCAGTTATTGCATTCGTGGCGATTACCAAGTCATTCCTGGGGCACTATCTTGGTGCAAGCGAAGGTATGCAAGGGCTGATGATTAAATCACTGCGCTCTAAAGGCAAGCCGGTACAAATCAAAAAACTGGAACGCATTACTGCGGTGTTTATGATTATTACCTGTTGGATTATTGCCACGCTGAACCCAAGTATTCTGGGCATTATTGAAACCTTAGGTGGTCCGGTTATCGCGATGATTCTGTTTATTATGCCGATGTACGCTATCGCTAAAGTTCCTGCTATGCAGAAATACCGTGGCCATATGAGCAATATCTTTGTGGTACTGATGGGTCTGGTTGCGATTTCAGCGATTTTGTATTCGCTGTTTGGGTGA
- the amtB gene encoding ammonium transporter AmtB: MKRFLSGIAMSLPVMFPGFAMAAESVADKADNGFMMISTALVLFMSIPGIALFYGGLLRSKNVLSLMTQVIATFSLVSVLWVIYGYTLAFGEGNDFFGNFNGLLLKDVHLTDVTGTFYKLIHVAFQGSFACITVGLIVGGFAERVRFSAVILFVFIWFTLAYLPMAHMVWGGGYLFKMGAIDFAGGTVVHINAAIAALVGAYMLGKRSGFGREAFKPHNLPMVFIGTAILYIGWFGFNAGSASSANEIAALAFVNTVTATAGAVLGWLAAEWMIRGKPSLLGACSGCIAGLVAITPAAGSVGIGGALILGIIAGVAGLWGVVVLKSWLNVDDTCDVFGVHGVCGIVGCIGTGILTSAALGGTGYAEGVTMLKQVGVQGISIVVCLLWSGIVAFVAYKIADILLGLRVPEEMEREGLDVNSHGESAYNQ; the protein is encoded by the coding sequence ATGAAAAGATTTTTATCCGGAATAGCGATGAGTCTGCCGGTTATGTTTCCTGGTTTTGCCATGGCTGCCGAGAGCGTCGCCGATAAAGCCGATAACGGCTTTATGATGATAAGTACTGCGCTGGTTCTGTTTATGAGTATTCCTGGTATTGCGCTGTTTTATGGCGGATTACTACGTTCTAAAAACGTGCTTTCTTTGATGACTCAAGTGATAGCGACCTTTTCTTTAGTGAGTGTGCTTTGGGTGATTTATGGCTATACCCTGGCTTTTGGTGAAGGGAACGATTTCTTTGGTAACTTTAATGGCTTACTGCTGAAAGATGTTCACTTAACCGATGTGACAGGTACGTTTTATAAGTTAATTCATGTTGCTTTTCAGGGATCGTTTGCCTGTATTACCGTAGGATTAATCGTTGGTGGATTCGCGGAGCGGGTTCGGTTTTCTGCGGTAATTCTTTTTGTTTTCATCTGGTTTACGCTGGCCTATTTGCCAATGGCTCATATGGTATGGGGAGGCGGTTACCTGTTTAAAATGGGTGCTATCGATTTCGCGGGTGGTACCGTGGTACACATTAACGCGGCAATTGCAGCTTTAGTGGGTGCCTACATGTTAGGAAAACGCAGCGGATTTGGCCGCGAGGCGTTTAAACCACATAACCTGCCGATGGTGTTTATTGGCACTGCGATTCTGTATATCGGCTGGTTTGGCTTTAACGCGGGTTCTGCCAGCAGTGCCAACGAAATTGCGGCCCTGGCTTTTGTTAACACCGTAACCGCTACAGCGGGGGCGGTACTGGGGTGGCTGGCTGCCGAGTGGATGATTCGTGGTAAACCGTCTTTACTGGGCGCCTGTTCCGGTTGTATTGCGGGTCTGGTTGCTATTACCCCAGCCGCAGGCTCGGTGGGTATCGGTGGTGCACTGATTCTGGGTATCATTGCCGGTGTTGCTGGCCTGTGGGGCGTGGTGGTACTGAAATCATGGTTAAACGTTGATGATACCTGTGATGTCTTTGGGGTGCACGGCGTATGTGGAATCGTGGGTTGTATTGGCACTGGTATATTGACCTCAGCCGCTCTGGGTGGAACAGGCTACGCTGAAGGTGTAACCATGCTGAAGCAAGTGGGCGTTCAGGGGATAAGCATCGTAGTGTGCTTGTTATGGTCAGGCATTGTTGCTTTCGTGGCCTACAAAATAGCTGATATCCTCCTTGGCCTGCGGGTACCGGAAGAAATGGAACGTGAAGGTCTGGACGTCAACTCACATGGTGAGAGCGCGTATAACCAATAA
- the glnK gene encoding P-II family nitrogen regulator — protein sequence MKLVTVVIKPFKLEDVREALSSIGIQGLTVTEVKGFGRQKGHAELYRGAEYSVNFLPKVKIDIAMSDDQVEGAIAAITQSAYTGKIGDGKIFVTELQRVVRIRTGETDEDAL from the coding sequence ATGAAACTTGTCACTGTAGTGATTAAACCCTTCAAGCTGGAAGATGTGCGCGAAGCCTTATCTTCAATAGGAATTCAGGGATTGACGGTTACAGAAGTTAAGGGATTTGGCCGTCAGAAAGGGCATGCGGAGCTATATCGCGGTGCGGAATACAGCGTTAACTTTTTACCGAAAGTGAAGATTGATATTGCGATGTCTGACGATCAGGTTGAGGGCGCGATTGCCGCGATAACTCAGTCTGCTTACACCGGCAAGATTGGTGATGGAAAGATTTTTGTTACTGAATTACAGCGGGTAGTACGTATACGCACCGGCGAAACAGACGAAGACGCTCTGTAA
- a CDS encoding acid-shock protein yields the protein MKKLLPLAVATMFVLSGSVFAADTAATTPTDSAQTATAHHKTADKSKQHKKHAKKAEAKQSTQEPAAK from the coding sequence ATGAAAAAATTATTACCTTTAGCCGTTGCTACTATGTTTGTTCTGTCTGGTTCTGTATTTGCTGCCGATACTGCTGCAACCACTCCAACTGATTCTGCACAAACTGCTACTGCTCATCACAAAACTGCTGATAAGAGCAAACAGCATAAAAAACATGCTAAAAAAGCTGAAGCTAAACAATCAACTCAAGAACCAGCAGCTAAGTAA
- a CDS encoding SmdB family multidrug efflux ABC transporter permease/ATP-binding protein, whose product MTTNKNQKFRQLWPTLKRLLAYGAPYRKPLSLAALLLWLAAGAEVCGPVLISYFIDNMVAKNIMPPGKVAALAVVFLLLQILAATLRYNQALLFNRAAVGVVQTIRSDVMDAALKQPIAIFDTQPVGQLISKVTNDTEVIKDLYVTVVATVLRSAALISAMLIAMFSLDWRMALVAMAIFPVVLVLMSIYQRYSTPVIRQVRSLLADINNRFNEAISGMVVLQQFRQQVRFGEQLGETNRTHYMMRLKTLRLESLLLRPLLSLISALVLSGLLMLFGFSPEGSIGVGVLYAFINYLSRLNEPLIELASQQAMLQQAVVAGERIFELMDGEQQKYGDDNQPLLSGKIDIRDLSFSYNRSKTVLSDINLSVPSRDFIALVGHTGSGKSTLANLLMGYYPLSKGEICLDDRPLHSLSHQVLRTGVAMVQQDPVVLADTVYANVALGRAISEEQVWEALRISQLETLIKAMPSDINTVLGEQGNNLSVGQKQLLALARVLVQTPEILILDEATANIDSGTEQAIHRALSAIRHKTTLVVIAHRLSTIVEADQIVVLNRGQIVERGTHHQLLMQKGRYYQMHQLQLAATELEAQA is encoded by the coding sequence ATGACGACCAACAAAAATCAAAAATTCCGTCAATTATGGCCAACGCTGAAGCGCTTGCTGGCCTATGGTGCTCCTTATCGTAAACCATTAAGTCTTGCCGCCTTATTGTTGTGGCTAGCCGCAGGGGCGGAAGTTTGTGGTCCGGTACTGATCAGCTATTTTATTGACAATATGGTGGCTAAAAATATTATGCCGCCCGGCAAAGTCGCTGCGCTGGCGGTCGTGTTTTTACTGCTACAAATACTGGCAGCCACGCTGCGCTACAATCAGGCGTTATTGTTTAACCGTGCCGCCGTTGGCGTAGTACAAACTATCCGTAGTGATGTGATGGACGCTGCGCTAAAACAACCTATCGCTATTTTTGATACCCAGCCGGTTGGTCAGCTAATTTCAAAAGTGACTAACGATACCGAAGTGATTAAAGATCTGTATGTCACCGTGGTGGCGACGGTATTGCGCAGTGCAGCATTAATCAGCGCAATGCTGATTGCCATGTTTAGTCTGGACTGGCGTATGGCACTGGTAGCGATGGCGATATTCCCGGTGGTTCTTGTTTTGATGAGTATTTATCAACGCTATAGCACACCGGTTATACGTCAGGTGCGTAGTCTGTTAGCCGATATCAACAATCGCTTTAATGAAGCTATCAGCGGCATGGTGGTATTACAGCAATTTCGTCAACAGGTTCGCTTTGGTGAGCAGTTGGGCGAAACTAACCGCACTCACTATATGATGCGCCTGAAGACCTTACGTCTGGAAAGCTTGCTGCTGCGCCCGCTGTTAAGTTTGATTTCTGCACTGGTTTTGAGCGGGCTATTAATGTTGTTTGGCTTTAGCCCGGAAGGTTCCATCGGTGTTGGTGTGTTGTATGCCTTTATTAACTATTTGTCGCGGTTGAATGAACCACTGATTGAGCTGGCTTCTCAGCAAGCTATGCTGCAACAGGCTGTGGTTGCCGGTGAGCGTATTTTTGAGCTGATGGATGGGGAACAACAGAAATACGGTGATGATAATCAACCGCTGCTGTCGGGGAAAATTGATATTCGCGACCTGAGCTTTTCCTATAACCGAAGCAAAACGGTTTTGAGCGACATTAATCTGTCGGTTCCATCTCGTGATTTTATTGCCTTGGTAGGCCATACCGGCAGTGGCAAAAGCACATTGGCTAATTTGTTAATGGGTTACTATCCGCTTTCTAAAGGGGAGATTTGCCTCGACGATCGTCCTTTACACTCCCTGAGCCATCAGGTGTTGCGTACCGGCGTAGCGATGGTACAGCAAGACCCGGTGGTACTGGCGGATACGGTTTATGCTAACGTGGCCTTGGGGCGAGCAATTAGCGAAGAACAGGTATGGGAAGCGTTACGTATTTCTCAATTGGAAACGCTGATCAAAGCCATGCCTTCTGATATTAATACGGTGCTGGGTGAACAGGGGAACAATCTTTCGGTAGGGCAGAAGCAGCTGCTGGCCTTAGCCCGGGTGTTGGTGCAAACACCAGAAATTTTGATTCTGGATGAAGCGACAGCCAATATCGACTCAGGTACCGAGCAGGCTATTCACCGTGCGTTAAGTGCTATTCGTCATAAAACTACGCTGGTAGTCATCGCTCACCGTCTTTCTACTATCGTGGAAGCGGATCAAATAGTCGTCCTTAATCGGGGACAAATTGTTGAGCGTGGCACACATCATCAATTATTGATGCAAAAAGGACGTTATTATCAAATGCACCAGTTACAACTGGCCGCGACGGAATTAGAAGCTCAGGCTTAA